A stretch of Homo sapiens chromosome 12, GRCh38.p14 Primary Assembly DNA encodes these proteins:
- the HCAR2 gene encoding hydroxycarboxylic acid receptor 2: MNRHHLQDHFLEIDKKNCCVFRDDFIVKVLPPVLGLEFIFGLLGNGLALWIFCFHLKSWKSSRIFLFNLAVADFLLIICLPFLMDNYVRRWDWKFGDIPCRLMLFMLAMNRQGSIIFLTVVAVDRYFRVVHPHHALNKISNRTAAIISCLLWGITIGLTVHLLKKKMPIQNGGANLCSSFSICHTFQWHEAMFLLEFFLPLGIILFCSARIIWSLRQRQMDRHAKIKRAITFIMVVAIVFVICFLPSVVVRIRIFWLLHTSGTQNCEVYRSVDLAFFITLSFTYMNSMLDPVVYYFSSPSFPNFFSTLINRCLQRKMTGEPDNNRSTSVELTGDPNKTRGAPEALMANSGEPWSPSYLGPTSP; encoded by the coding sequence ATGAATCGGCACCATCTGCAGGATCACTTTCTGGAAATAGACAAGAAGAACTGCTGTGTGTTCCGAGATGACTTCATTGTCAAGGTGTTGCCGCCGGTGTTGGGGCTGGAGTTTATCTTCGGGCTTCTGGGCAATGGCCTTGCCCTGTGGATTTTCTGTTTCCACCTCAAGTCCTGGAAATCCAGCCGGATTTTCCTGTTCAACCTGGCAGTGGCTGACTTTCTACTGATCATCTGCCTGCCCTTCCTGATGGACAACTATGTGAGGCGTTGGGACTGGAAGTTTGGGGACATCCCTTGCCGGCTGATGCTCTTCATGTTGGCTATGAACCGCCAGGGCAGCATCATCTTCCTCACGGTGGTGGCGGTAGACAGGTATTTCCGGGTGGTCCATCCCCACCACGCCCTGAACAAGATCTCCAATCGGACAGCAGCCATCATCTCTTGCCTTCTGTGGGGCATCACTATTGGCCTGACAGTCCACCTCCTGAAGAAGAAGATGCCGATCCAGAATGGCGGTGCAAATTTGTGCAGCAGCTTCAGCATCTGCCATACCTTCCAGTGGCACGAAGCCATGTTCCTCCTGGAGTTCTTCCTGCCCCTGGGCATCATCCTGTTCTGCTCAGCCAGAATTATCTGGAGCCTGCGGCAGAGACAAATGGACCGGCATGCCAAGATCAAGAGAGCCATCACCTTCATCATGGTGGTGGCCATCGTCTTTGTCATCTGCTTCCTTCCCAGCGTGGTTGTGCGGATCCGCATCTTCTGGCTCCTGCACACTTCGGGCACGCAGAATTGTGAAGTGTACCGCTCGGTGGACCTGGCGTTCTTTATCACTCTCAGCTTCACCTACATGAACAGCATGCTGGACCCCGTGGTGTACTACTTCTCCAGCCCATCCTTTCCCAACTTCTTCTCCACTTTGATCAACCGCTGCCTCCAGAGGAAGATGACAGGTGAGCCAGATAATAACCGCAGCACGAGCGTCGAGCTCACAGGGGACCCCAACAAAACCAGAGGCGCTCCAGAGGCGTTAATGGCCAACTCCGGTGAGCCATGGAGCCCCTCTTATCTGGGCCCAACCTCTCCTTAA
- the HCAR3 gene encoding hydroxycarboxylic acid receptor 3, protein MNRHHLQDHFLEIDKKNCCVFRDDFIAKVLPPVLGLEFIFGLLGNGLALWIFCFHLKSWKSSRIFLFNLAVADFLLIICLPFVMDYYVRRSDWKFGDIPCRLVLFMFAMNRQGSIIFLTVVAVDRYFRVVHPHHALNKISNWTAAIISCLLWGITVGLTVHLLKKKLLIQNGTANVCISFSICHTFRWHEAMFLLEFFLPLGIILFCSARIIWSLRQRQMDRHAKIKRAITFIMVVAIVFVICFLPSVVVRIHIFWLLHTSGTQNCEVYRSVDLAFFITLSFTYMNSMLDPVVYYFSSPSFPNFFSTLINRCLQRKITGEPDNNRSTSVELTGDPNKTRGAPEALIANSGEPWSPSYLGPTSNNHSKKGHCHQEPASLEKQLGCCIE, encoded by the coding sequence ATGAATCGGCACCATCTGCAGGATCACTTTCTGGAAATAGACAAGAAGAACTGCTGTGTGTTCCGAGATGACTTCATTGCCAAGGTGTTGCCGCCGGTGTTGGGGCTGGAGTTTATCTTTGGGCTTCTGGGCAATGGCCTTGCCCTGTGGATTTTCTGTTTCCACCTCAAGTCCTGGAAATCCAGCCGGATTTTCCTGTTCAACCTGGCAGTAGCTGACTTTCTACTGATCATCTGCCTGCCGTTCGTGATGGACTACTATGTGCGGCGTTCAGACTGGAAGTTTGGGGACATCCCTTGCCGGCTGGTGCTCTTCATGTTTGCCATGAACCGCCAGGGCAGCATCATATTCCTCACGGTGGTGGCGGTAGACAGGTATTTCCGGGTGGTCCATCCCCACCACGCCCTGAACAAGATCTCCAATTGGACAGCAGCCATCATCTCTTGCCTTCTGTGGGGCATCACTGTTGGCCTAACAGTCCACCTCCTGAAGAAGAAGTTGCTGATCCAGAATGGCACTGCAAATGTGTGCATCAGCTTCAGCATCTGCCATACCTTCCGGTGGCACGAAGCTATGTTCCTCCTGGAGTTCTTCCTGCCCCTGGGCATCATCCTGTTCTGCTCAGCCAGAATTATCTGGAGCCTGCGGCAGAGACAAATGGACCGGCATGCCAAGATCAAGAGAGCCATCACCTTCATCATGGTGGTGGCCATCGTCTTTGTCATCTGCTTCCTTCCCAGCGTGGTTGTGCGGATCCACATCTTCTGGCTCCTGCACACTTCGGGCACGCAGAATTGTGAAGTGTACCGCTCGGTGGACCTGGCGTTCTTTATCACTCTCAGCTTCACCTACATGAACAGCATGCTGGACCCCGTGGTGTACTACTTCTCCAGCCCATCCTTTCCCAACTTCTTCTCCACTTTGATCAACCGCTGCCTCCAGAGGAAGATAACAGGTGAGCCAGATAATAACCGCAGCACGAGCGTCGAGCTCACAGGGGACCCCAACAAAACCAGAGGCGCTCCAGAGGCGTTAATCGCCAACTCCGGTGAGCCATGGAGCCCCTCTTATCTGGGCCCAACCTCAAATAACCATTCCAAGAAGGGACATTGTCACCAAGAACCAGCATCTCTGGAGAAACAGTTGGGCTGTTGCATCGAGTAA
- the HCAR1 gene encoding hydroxycarboxylic acid receptor 1, translating to MYNGSCCRIEGDTISQVMPPLLIVAFVLGALGNGVALCGFCFHMKTWKPSTVYLFNLAVADFLLMICLPFRTDYYLRRRHWAFGDIPCRVGLFTLAMNRAGSIVFLTVVAADRYFKVVHPHHAVNTISTRVAAGIVCTLWALVILGTVYLLLENHLCVQETAVSCESFIMESANGWHDIMFQLEFFMPLGIILFCSFKIVWSLRRRQQLARQARMKKATRFIMVVAIVFITCYLPSVSARLYFLWTVPSSACDPSVHGALHITLSFTYMNSMLDPLVYYFSSPSFPKFYNKLKICSLKPKQPGHSKTQRPEEMPISNLGRRSCISVANSFQSQSDGQWDPHIVEWH from the coding sequence ATGTACAACGGGTCGTGCTGCCGCATCGAGGGGGACACCATCTCCCAGGTGATGCCGCCGCTGCTCATTGTGGCCTTTGTGCTGGGCGCACTAGGCAATGGGGTCGCCCTGTGTGGTTTCTGCTTCCACATGAAGACCTGGAAGCCCAGCACTGTTTACCTTTTCAATTTGGCCGTGGCTGATTTCCTccttatgatctgcctgccttttcGGACAGACTATTACCTCAGACGTAGACACTGGGCTTTTGGGGACATTCCCTGCCGAGTGGGGCTCTTCACGTTGGCCATGAACAGGGCCGGGAGCATCGTGTTCCTTACGGTGGTGGCTGCGGACAGGTATTTCAAAGTGGTCCACCCCCACCACGCGGTGAACACTATCTCCACCCGGGTGGCGGCTGGCATCGTCTGCACCCTGTGGGCCCTGGTCATCCTGGGAACAGTGTATCTTTTGCTGGAGAACCATCTCTGCGTGCAAGAGACGGCCGTCTCCTGTGAGAGCTTCATCATGGAGTCGGCCAATGGCTGGCATGACATCATGTTCCAGCTGGAGTTCTTTATGCCCCTCGGCATCATCTTATTTTGCTCCTTCAAGATTGTTTGGAGCCTGAGGCGGAGGCAGCAGCTGGCCAGACAGGCTCGGATGAAGAAGGCGACCCGGTTCATCATGGTGGTGGCAATTGTGTTCATCACATGCTACCTGCCCAGCGTGTCTGCTAGACTCTATTTCCTCTGGACGGTGCCCTCGAGTGCCTGCGATCCCTCTGTCCATGGGGCCCTGCACATAACCCTCAGCTTCACCTACATGAACAGCATGCTGGATCCCCTGGTGTATTATTTTTCAAGCCCCTCCTTTCCCAAATTCTACAACAAGCTCAAAATCTGCAGTCTGAAACCCAAGCAGCCAGGACACTCAAAAACACAAAGGCCGGAAGAGATGCCAATTTCGAACCTCGGTCGCAGGAGTTGCATCAGTGTGGCAAATAGTTTCCAAAGCCAGTCTGATGGGCAATGGGATCCCCACATTGTTGAGTGGCACTGA